A genomic region of Janthinobacterium lividum contains the following coding sequences:
- a CDS encoding MFS transporter — protein sequence MTDRITATVPMPGAAESSVSERLPVLALLALAMTAFLALLSETLPAGLLPQIARDLNISEVMTGQLVTVYAIGSILTAIPLTALTSGWRRRNVLLLAIIGFLIFNTATALSPNYMVALASRFVTGMAAGLAWGLMAGYARRMVSVEQQGRAMAIAMIGTPLALSLGVPLGTLMGGVLGWRSIFGIMSGMAVVLVAWVLLAVPDYPGQKNGERLSIRQVFMTPGVRPILAVIVAWMLAHNILYTYIAPFLAPSGLRPRVDLVLLVYGVGSLAGIWLVSQLIDRWLRPLVLGCIAAFALVMVALGLAMDSPIVIYVSMAIWGITFGGAGTLLQTASADAAGDGMDVAQAMVATIWNVAIAGGGLAGGMLLDGYGAASFPWAMLALLMVALTIAWRAHRHSFKPGRRSGGAVHGH from the coding sequence ATGACCGACCGCATTACCGCCACAGTACCCATGCCGGGCGCTGCAGAATCCTCCGTTTCCGAACGGCTTCCCGTCCTGGCCTTGCTGGCCCTGGCCATGACGGCGTTTCTCGCCCTCCTGTCGGAAACCTTGCCGGCCGGCTTGCTGCCGCAGATTGCCCGGGACCTGAATATTTCCGAAGTCATGACGGGCCAGCTGGTGACCGTCTACGCCATCGGTTCCATCCTGACGGCGATTCCCCTGACGGCCCTGACGAGCGGCTGGCGCCGGCGCAATGTCTTGCTGCTGGCCATCATTGGCTTTTTGATCTTCAATACGGCGACGGCCCTGTCGCCCAACTATATGGTCGCCCTGGCCTCGCGCTTCGTCACCGGCATGGCCGCTGGCCTGGCCTGGGGCTTGATGGCTGGATACGCGCGCCGCATGGTCAGCGTCGAACAGCAGGGCAGGGCGATGGCCATTGCCATGATCGGCACGCCGCTGGCCCTGTCGCTGGGCGTGCCGCTGGGCACCCTGATGGGTGGCGTGCTGGGCTGGCGCAGCATCTTCGGCATCATGTCCGGCATGGCCGTGGTGCTGGTCGCGTGGGTGTTGCTGGCCGTGCCCGATTATCCGGGGCAAAAGAATGGCGAACGCCTGTCGATCCGTCAGGTGTTCATGACGCCGGGCGTGCGGCCGATCTTGGCCGTCATCGTCGCCTGGATGCTGGCGCATAACATTCTATATACCTACATCGCGCCGTTCCTGGCGCCGTCAGGCTTGCGCCCCCGCGTCGACCTGGTGCTGCTTGTGTATGGCGTGGGCTCGCTGGCCGGCATCTGGCTGGTCAGCCAGCTGATCGACCGCTGGCTGCGCCCGCTCGTGCTTGGCTGCATCGCCGCGTTTGCCCTCGTGATGGTGGCGCTGGGCCTGGCGATGGACTCCCCGATCGTCATCTATGTCAGCATGGCCATCTGGGGCATCACCTTTGGCGGCGCCGGCACCTTGCTGCAGACGGCGTCGGCGGACGCGGCTGGCGACGGCATGGATGTGGCGCAGGCTATGGTGGCGACCATCTGGAACGTGGCCATCGCGGGCGGCGGCCTGGCGGGCGGCATGCTGCTCGACGGCTATGGCGCGGCGTCGTTCCCGTGGGCCATGCTGGCCTTGCTGATGGTGGCACTGACCATCGCCTGGCGCGCGCACCGGCATAGTTTCAAGCCGGGCCGGCGCAGCGGCGGCGCAGTGCACGGTCACTAA
- a CDS encoding SIMPL domain-containing protein (The SIMPL domain is named for its presence in mouse protein SIMPL (signalling molecule that associates with mouse pelle-like kinase). Bacterial member BP26, from Brucella, was shown to assemble into a channel-like structure, while YggE from E. coli has been associated with resistance to oxidative stress.): protein MTVMKAMLAAAAATVALSAQAQALPTSGTLVVVPANGEVVHANDQVTVTLAIEEQDKDKAAAASRVNQKMNQGAAIVKKADPQAVLKTQGYYTYAVYPETAPLPPGAAAKPRVPTGWRVGQYLQVTTTNLAALPKTVSAAQGVLTLNRLNFGLAPATIRKLDDQRIAAAYKNLNERVAAIAGAMGRNVNDAVIDTIDFEGSGNYAQRVSVAGARNMSADAMGYGGNQVAEPSFEAGETTLNMGLVAKIKFK, encoded by the coding sequence ATGACCGTCATGAAAGCTATGCTGGCAGCCGCCGCCGCTACCGTTGCCCTGAGCGCACAAGCCCAGGCCCTGCCCACCTCCGGCACACTCGTGGTGGTGCCCGCCAACGGCGAAGTGGTGCATGCGAATGACCAGGTGACCGTCACCCTGGCCATCGAAGAGCAGGACAAGGACAAGGCCGCCGCCGCCTCGCGCGTGAACCAGAAGATGAACCAGGGCGCGGCCATCGTCAAGAAAGCCGACCCGCAAGCCGTGCTGAAGACCCAGGGCTACTACACGTATGCCGTGTATCCGGAAACGGCGCCCTTGCCGCCGGGCGCCGCCGCCAAGCCGCGTGTGCCGACCGGCTGGCGAGTGGGCCAGTATCTGCAGGTAACGACGACCAACCTGGCCGCCTTGCCGAAAACCGTGTCCGCGGCGCAAGGCGTGCTGACCCTGAACCGCTTGAATTTCGGCCTGGCGCCGGCCACCATCCGCAAGCTCGATGACCAGCGCATCGCGGCCGCGTACAAGAACTTGAACGAGCGCGTGGCCGCCATCGCCGGCGCCATGGGTCGCAATGTCAATGATGCCGTGATCGATACCATCGATTTCGAAGGTTCGGGCAATTACGCCCAGCGCGTCAGCGTGGCCGGCGCGCGCAACATGAGCGCCGATGCCATGGGCTATGGCGGCAACCAGGTGGCCGAACCGAGCTTCGAAGCGGGCGAAACGACCCTGAACATGGGCCTGGTGGCGAAGATCAAGTTCAAATAG
- the bamE gene encoding outer membrane protein assembly factor BamE, translating into MKKLLKLATPLLFAVLAGCASWNAPPPQPGEPRAAVEARLGRPTNIYQLPTGPELEYATGPYGQYTYMARFGPDDKLISYEQVLDTPGFARIKVGVSTQQDVLHTLGRPTETSYLSLPKLHVWSYRYKESGVWDSMMHVHFDHDGIVRMMMNGPDPAKEERRFFW; encoded by the coding sequence ATGAAAAAACTGCTCAAATTGGCAACACCGCTGCTGTTTGCCGTGCTGGCCGGTTGCGCCAGCTGGAACGCCCCGCCGCCCCAGCCGGGCGAGCCGCGCGCCGCCGTGGAAGCGCGCCTGGGCCGGCCGACGAATATCTATCAATTGCCCACCGGGCCTGAACTGGAATACGCGACGGGACCGTACGGCCAGTACACGTATATGGCCCGCTTCGGCCCCGATGACAAGCTAATTTCCTACGAGCAAGTGCTCGACACGCCGGGCTTTGCCCGCATCAAGGTGGGCGTGTCGACCCAGCAAGACGTGCTGCACACCCTGGGCCGCCCGACGGAAACATCGTACCTGTCGCTGCCGAAACTGCACGTCTGGTCCTACCGCTACAAGGAATCGGGCGTCTGGGATTCCATGATGCACGTGCACTTCGACCACGACGGCATCGTGCGCATGATGATGAACGGGCCCGATCCGGCCAAGGAAGAGCGGCGTTTTTTTTGGTAG
- a CDS encoding alpha-isopropylmalate synthase regulatory domain-containing protein, translated as MALRTRAAYYNLTVGIDTTQIVAASKMVSQITGFAVQPNKAVVGANAFAHASGIHQDGILKARETYEIMRAEDVGWTANKIVLGKLSGRNAFKQRLHELGIALESEADINAAFIRFKELADRKSEIFDEDIMALVSEEQQAQESEHYRFISLTQQSTTGAVPHARVEFLVGGKQLSCEGRGDGPVDATVNAIESAAASGAELVLFSVNAISTGTQSQGEVTMRLSRDGRIVNGVGADPDIIVASAKAYLSALNKLHAKDERIDPQP; from the coding sequence ATGGCGCTGCGCACGCGCGCCGCCTATTACAACTTGACGGTGGGCATCGATACGACGCAAATCGTGGCGGCATCCAAGATGGTGTCGCAAATCACGGGCTTTGCCGTGCAGCCGAACAAGGCCGTCGTCGGCGCGAACGCCTTTGCGCACGCGTCCGGCATCCACCAGGATGGCATCTTGAAGGCGCGCGAGACGTATGAAATCATGCGCGCCGAAGACGTGGGCTGGACGGCCAACAAGATCGTCCTCGGCAAGCTGTCGGGCCGCAACGCCTTCAAGCAGCGGCTGCACGAGCTGGGCATCGCGCTGGAATCGGAAGCGGACATCAACGCCGCCTTCATCCGCTTCAAGGAGCTGGCGGACCGGAAATCCGAGATTTTCGACGAAGACATCATGGCCCTCGTCAGCGAAGAACAGCAGGCGCAGGAGAGTGAGCACTACCGTTTCATTTCACTGACGCAGCAGTCGACGACGGGCGCCGTGCCGCATGCGCGCGTGGAATTCCTCGTCGGCGGCAAGCAACTGAGTTGCGAAGGGCGGGGCGACGGCCCCGTCGACGCCACCGTCAACGCCATCGAAAGCGCGGCGGCCAGCGGCGCGGAGCTGGTCTTGTTTTCAGTCAATGCCATCAGCACGGGCACGCAGTCGCAGGGCGAAGTCACCATGCGCCTGTCGCGCGACGGGCGCATCGTCAACGGCGTGGGCGCCGACCCGGACATCATCGTGGCCTCGGCCAAGGCGTATCTGTCAGCCTTGAATAAACTGCATGCCAAGGATGAACGTATCGACCCGCAGCCGTAG
- the rpsO gene encoding 30S ribosomal protein S15: MTVENINKAAIIADNARGQNDTGSPEVQVALLTARINELNGHFKAHSKDHHSRRGLIMMVNRRKSLLSYLKAKDATRYRDLIAKLGLRK; the protein is encoded by the coding sequence ATGACAGTAGAAAACATCAACAAAGCCGCTATCATCGCGGACAACGCACGTGGTCAAAACGACACCGGCTCCCCTGAAGTGCAAGTTGCACTGCTGACAGCTCGCATCAACGAACTGAACGGCCACTTCAAAGCCCACTCGAAAGATCACCACTCCCGCCGCGGCCTGATCATGATGGTCAACCGTCGTAAGAGCCTGTTGTCCTACCTGAAGGCTAAAGACGCTACCCGTTATCGCGACCTGATCGCTAAACTTGGTCTGCGCAAGTAA
- the pssA gene encoding CDP-diacylglycerol--serine O-phosphatidyltransferase, translating into MANFPRRRGKNGTPAVSKASRFSKFVRQPVSDGTGKKTLRRRGIYLLPNAFTTAALFCGFYAIVMAMNQKFEHAAWAIFIAMILDGLDGRIARLTNTQSEFGAQYDSLSDMVSFGAAPALVIYEWSLRGMGKLGWLAAFVYCAGAALRLARFNTNIAVVDKRFFQGLPSPAAAAMVAGFILLMNDLEFAGNQLAWVSWTIALFSGLTMVTNVPFYSFKDVNFRKSVPFIVVFLLALFFALISIDPPKVLFPIFVAYGLSGYAVFFWRMAKGKPVSIIQTDPEH; encoded by the coding sequence ATGGCAAACTTCCCCCGTCGTAGAGGCAAGAACGGCACCCCCGCAGTATCCAAAGCGTCCCGCTTCAGCAAATTCGTGCGCCAACCGGTGAGCGATGGCACTGGCAAGAAAACCTTGCGCCGCCGCGGCATCTATCTGTTGCCGAATGCCTTCACGACGGCAGCCCTGTTTTGCGGCTTCTACGCCATCGTCATGGCCATGAACCAGAAATTCGAACACGCAGCCTGGGCCATCTTCATCGCCATGATCCTCGACGGCCTCGACGGCCGCATCGCCCGCCTGACGAATACGCAGAGCGAATTCGGCGCCCAGTACGACAGCCTGTCCGACATGGTGTCGTTCGGCGCCGCGCCGGCGCTGGTGATCTATGAATGGTCGCTGCGCGGCATGGGCAAGCTGGGCTGGCTGGCCGCCTTCGTGTATTGCGCCGGCGCCGCCTTGCGCCTGGCACGCTTCAACACGAATATCGCCGTGGTCGACAAGCGCTTCTTCCAGGGCTTGCCCAGCCCGGCGGCGGCGGCCATGGTGGCCGGTTTCATCCTGCTGATGAACGACCTGGAATTTGCCGGCAACCAGCTGGCCTGGGTCTCGTGGACGATCGCCTTGTTCTCCGGCCTGACCATGGTCACCAACGTGCCGTTCTACAGTTTCAAGGATGTGAATTTCCGCAAGTCCGTGCCCTTTATCGTGGTATTCCTGCTGGCATTGTTTTTTGCGCTCATTTCCATTGATCCGCCGAAAGTGCTGTTCCCGATCTTCGTCGCCTATGGCCTGTCCGGCTACGCCGTGTTTTTCTGGCGCATGGCGAAGGGCAAGCCCGTCAGCATCATCCAGACCGACCCCGAGCATTGA
- the pnp gene encoding polyribonucleotide nucleotidyltransferase encodes MFNKVTKTFQYGQHQVTLETGEIARQASGAVLVSIEDTVVLATVVARKDAKPGQDFFPLTVDYVEKTYAAGKIPGGFFKREGRPSEKETLTSRLIDRPIRPLFPEGYLNEVQVIIHVLSVNPEIDPDIAAMIGASAALCVSGVPFNGPIGAARVGYANGQYILNPTVQQLKTSEMDLVVAGTETAVLMVESEAKQLSEEIMLGAVVFGHDQMKVVIDAIHDLVRDGGKPEVEWAPAPKNEALIARVAHFANAKINDAYQTKDKQERTAKLKAATSEVIADLSAEAAAAGGASIDSAEVNNILFDIEAKIVRTQILDGEPRIDGRDTRTVRPISIRTSVLPRTHGSALFTRGETQALVVATLGTARDSQKIDALMGEFTDSFMLHYNMPPFATGETGRVGTPKRREIGHGRLAKRALIAALPAAEEFSYSVRLVSEITESNGSSSMASVCGGCLALMDAGVPMKEHVAGIAMGLIKEGGKFAVLSDILGDEDHLGDMDFKVAGTRNGITALQMDIKIMGITKEIMQVALAQAKEGREHILGEMQKAMPHVKTELSDFAPRLITIKINPEKIRDVIGKGGAVIRALTEETGTQIDISDEGVVTIASVDAAAGQEAKRRIEELTASVEVGKTYEGTVLKLLDFGAIVQVMPGKDGLLHISQIANERVNAVADYLKEGQLVRVKVLETDDRGRLKLSMKAAEGNEAPAA; translated from the coding sequence ATGTTTAACAAAGTTACGAAAACCTTCCAGTACGGTCAACACCAAGTGACCCTGGAAACCGGCGAAATCGCACGTCAGGCATCCGGCGCAGTGCTGGTGTCGATCGAAGATACCGTCGTTCTGGCAACGGTAGTGGCACGCAAAGATGCCAAGCCAGGCCAGGATTTCTTCCCTTTGACGGTTGATTATGTCGAGAAAACCTATGCTGCCGGTAAAATCCCGGGCGGTTTTTTCAAGCGCGAAGGCCGTCCTTCCGAAAAAGAAACACTGACATCCCGTTTGATCGACCGTCCTATCCGTCCGCTGTTCCCGGAAGGCTACCTGAATGAAGTGCAAGTCATCATTCACGTGTTGTCGGTCAACCCTGAAATCGATCCGGACATCGCTGCCATGATCGGCGCATCGGCCGCCCTGTGCGTATCGGGCGTGCCTTTCAACGGTCCTATCGGCGCAGCGCGCGTCGGTTACGCCAATGGCCAGTACATCCTGAACCCGACCGTCCAGCAGCTGAAAACGTCGGAAATGGACCTGGTTGTCGCCGGCACCGAAACGGCCGTGCTGATGGTCGAGTCGGAAGCGAAACAGCTGTCCGAAGAAATCATGCTGGGCGCCGTGGTCTTCGGCCACGACCAGATGAAAGTCGTCATCGACGCGATTCACGACCTGGTGCGTGACGGCGGCAAGCCGGAAGTGGAATGGGCGCCTGCGCCGAAAAACGAAGCACTGATCGCCCGCGTCGCGCATTTCGCCAACGCCAAGATCAATGACGCGTATCAAACCAAGGACAAGCAAGAGCGTACGGCCAAGCTGAAAGCGGCGACGTCGGAAGTGATCGCCGACCTGTCGGCCGAAGCGGCTGCCGCCGGCGGCGCGTCCATCGACAGCGCTGAAGTCAACAACATCCTGTTCGACATCGAAGCGAAAATCGTGCGTACGCAGATCCTGGACGGCGAGCCACGCATCGACGGCCGCGACACGCGCACCGTGCGTCCGATCTCGATCCGCACCAGCGTGCTGCCACGCACCCACGGTTCGGCCCTGTTCACGCGCGGCGAAACGCAAGCGCTGGTCGTGGCGACGCTGGGCACCGCCCGCGACAGCCAGAAGATCGATGCGCTGATGGGCGAGTTCACCGATTCGTTCATGCTGCATTACAACATGCCTCCGTTCGCCACCGGCGAAACGGGCCGTGTCGGTACGCCAAAACGCCGTGAAATCGGCCACGGCCGCCTGGCAAAGCGCGCGCTGATCGCCGCCCTGCCAGCCGCTGAAGAGTTCAGCTACTCGGTGCGCCTGGTATCGGAAATCACGGAATCGAACGGTTCCTCGTCGATGGCATCGGTGTGCGGCGGTTGCCTGGCACTGATGGACGCCGGCGTGCCGATGAAAGAACACGTGGCCGGTATCGCCATGGGCCTGATCAAGGAAGGCGGCAAGTTTGCCGTGCTGTCCGACATCCTGGGCGACGAAGATCACCTGGGCGACATGGACTTCAAGGTAGCCGGTACCCGCAACGGTATCACGGCGCTGCAGATGGACATCAAGATCATGGGCATCACCAAGGAAATCATGCAAGTGGCACTGGCGCAAGCCAAGGAAGGCCGCGAGCACATCCTGGGCGAAATGCAAAAAGCCATGCCGCACGTCAAAACCGAACTGTCCGATTTCGCACCGCGTCTGATCACGATCAAGATCAACCCGGAAAAAATCCGTGACGTGATCGGCAAGGGCGGCGCCGTGATCCGCGCGCTGACCGAAGAAACGGGCACCCAGATCGACATCAGCGACGAAGGCGTGGTCACCATCGCTTCCGTCGACGCTGCTGCCGGCCAGGAAGCCAAGCGCCGCATCGAAGAACTGACCGCTTCCGTCGAAGTGGGCAAGACCTACGAAGGCACCGTGCTGAAACTGCTGGACTTCGGCGCCATCGTGCAAGTCATGCCAGGCAAGGACGGCTTGCTGCACATCTCGCAGATCGCCAACGAGCGCGTCAACGCCGTGGCCGACTACCTGAAAGAAGGCCAGCTGGTCCGCGTCAAGGTTCTGGAAACGGATGACCGCGGCCGTCTGAAGCTGTCGATGAAAGCTGCCGAAGGCAACGAAGCGCCAGCCGCTTAA
- a CDS encoding SIMPL domain-containing protein (The SIMPL domain is named for its presence in mouse protein SIMPL (signalling molecule that associates with mouse pelle-like kinase). Bacterial member BP26, from Brucella, was shown to assemble into a channel-like structure, while YggE from E. coli has been associated with resistance to oxidative stress.) has product MTVMKSVLVAAAATVALSAQAQSLPTNGTLVVVPAFGEVKHVNDQVVATLAVEEQDKDKAAAASRVNQKMNKGIAIVKQADPSAALKSYGYYTYPVYPEERPLPAGAVAKPRLPTAWRVGQYLEVTTANLASLPKTVSAAQGVLTLNGLNFGLKPETIRLLDDQRIAATYKNLNERVAAIAKAMGRNVSDAVLDTVDFEGSGNYVTENRAAAAPMMMRSAKMAEDSTVAEPSFEPGETTLDMRVVGKVKFK; this is encoded by the coding sequence ATGACCGTGATGAAATCCGTCCTTGTTGCCGCCGCCGCCACCGTTGCCCTGAGCGCACAAGCCCAATCCCTGCCGACCAACGGCACCCTGGTGGTCGTACCCGCGTTTGGCGAAGTCAAGCATGTCAATGACCAGGTGGTCGCTACCCTGGCCGTCGAAGAACAGGACAAGGACAAGGCTGCCGCCGCGTCGAGAGTCAACCAGAAGATGAACAAGGGTATCGCCATCGTCAAGCAGGCCGATCCGTCGGCAGCATTGAAATCGTACGGCTACTACACCTATCCCGTGTATCCGGAAGAGCGTCCATTGCCGGCTGGCGCCGTTGCCAAGCCGCGCCTGCCAACGGCCTGGCGCGTGGGCCAGTACCTGGAAGTGACGACGGCCAACCTGGCGTCCCTGCCAAAAACCGTGTCGGCGGCGCAAGGCGTGCTGACCCTGAATGGCTTGAATTTCGGCCTGAAGCCGGAAACCATCCGCCTGCTGGATGACCAGCGCATCGCCGCCACGTATAAAAACCTGAACGAGCGCGTGGCCGCCATCGCCAAGGCCATGGGCCGCAACGTTTCCGACGCCGTGCTCGATACGGTGGACTTCGAAGGTTCGGGCAACTATGTCACCGAAAACCGTGCTGCCGCCGCGCCGATGATGATGCGCAGCGCCAAGATGGCTGAAGACAGCACCGTTGCCGAACCGAGCTTCGAGCCGGGCGAAACGACGCTCGACATGCGCGTCGTCGGCAAGGTCAAGTTCAAGTAA
- a CDS encoding methyl-accepting chemotaxis protein, translating into MLSSLKARLIAIAVSIVVLAMLAVAIANFFTTRSSTLAALDTQMLQLSHSHAAAIAEWLRSKQAVVGSLKQGATAADPLPALKAAEQAGTFDMAYIGFADKHAVFSQERKRAADYDPTARPWYKLASEAGGPVITAPYIGASTGKLVVTFAESLGGKGSVTGVLAADVMMDAVVQNVASIKPTASSYAFLVDGGGKIIAHPDGKLTLKPLAELDPGLSAQALADIEKSGDGAAIRLGERDGILHVSKVSGSDWLLATVLDRAEATQALTSMLRASALTALLVLALAATVLSALVARALRRLGLVRDAMEAIATGDGDLTSRLDAEGSDELAQIAKAFNLFVEKIATVLVQIRSISTLVRSESADIAAGNADLSSRTEAQAGALEETASSMDELTSTVKQNAENAHAANELAVSASEVAAKGGRVVQQVVGTMAGIQESSRKIVDIIGVIDGIAFQTNILALNAAVEAARAGEQGRGFAVVASEVRNLAQRSAGAAKEIKELIGDSVEKVDAGGRLVDEAGQTMDQVVASVQQLTTIMSEITVASREQSAGIGEINTAVTHMDTMTQQNAALVEQAAAAAESLQEQAVDLAQAVGMFRLGDAPAAAPASVTRLKAKPVAPAPRAPARALSPARPVKAAKSGADEWEEF; encoded by the coding sequence ATGTTGTCCTCCCTTAAGGCGCGGCTGATCGCCATCGCCGTTTCCATCGTCGTGCTGGCCATGCTGGCCGTTGCCATCGCCAATTTCTTCACTACGCGTTCCAGCACCCTGGCCGCGCTCGACACGCAGATGCTGCAGTTGTCGCACAGCCATGCCGCGGCCATCGCCGAATGGCTGCGCTCCAAGCAAGCCGTGGTGGGCTCGCTCAAGCAGGGCGCCACGGCAGCCGATCCGCTGCCGGCCCTGAAGGCGGCCGAGCAGGCGGGCACCTTCGACATGGCGTATATCGGCTTTGCCGACAAGCACGCCGTCTTTTCGCAAGAGCGCAAGCGCGCCGCAGACTATGATCCTACGGCGCGGCCCTGGTACAAGCTGGCGTCCGAAGCGGGCGGCCCCGTCATCACGGCGCCGTATATCGGCGCCAGCACGGGCAAGCTGGTGGTGACGTTTGCCGAGTCGCTGGGCGGCAAGGGCAGCGTGACGGGCGTGCTGGCGGCCGACGTGATGATGGATGCCGTGGTGCAAAACGTCGCATCGATCAAGCCGACGGCGTCCAGCTATGCCTTCCTCGTCGATGGCGGCGGCAAGATCATCGCCCACCCGGACGGCAAGCTGACCTTGAAGCCCCTGGCCGAGCTCGATCCGGGCCTGAGCGCGCAGGCGCTGGCCGATATTGAAAAGAGCGGCGATGGCGCCGCCATTCGCCTGGGCGAGCGTGACGGCATCTTGCATGTAAGTAAGGTGTCTGGCAGCGACTGGTTGCTGGCGACCGTGCTCGACCGCGCAGAAGCGACGCAGGCATTGACCTCCATGCTGCGCGCCTCGGCCTTGACGGCCTTGCTGGTGCTGGCCCTGGCCGCCACGGTATTGAGCGCGCTGGTGGCGCGCGCCTTGCGCCGCCTGGGCCTGGTGCGCGATGCGATGGAAGCGATCGCCACGGGCGACGGCGACCTGACCAGCCGCCTCGACGCGGAAGGCTCGGACGAGCTGGCGCAGATCGCCAAGGCGTTTAACTTGTTTGTCGAAAAGATCGCCACCGTGCTGGTGCAGATCCGCAGCATCAGCACCCTGGTGCGCAGCGAGTCGGCCGATATTGCTGCAGGTAATGCCGACCTGTCTTCGCGCACGGAAGCGCAGGCGGGCGCGCTGGAAGAAACGGCCAGCTCGATGGATGAGCTGACCTCGACCGTCAAGCAGAATGCGGAAAACGCGCATGCGGCCAATGAGCTGGCCGTATCCGCCTCGGAAGTGGCGGCCAAGGGCGGCCGCGTGGTGCAGCAAGTGGTCGGCACCATGGCCGGCATTCAGGAAAGTTCGCGCAAGATCGTCGACATCATCGGCGTGATCGACGGCATCGCCTTCCAGACGAATATCCTGGCCCTGAATGCGGCCGTCGAGGCGGCGCGCGCGGGCGAGCAGGGCAGGGGCTTTGCCGTGGTGGCGTCCGAAGTGCGCAACCTGGCGCAACGCTCCGCTGGCGCGGCCAAGGAAATCAAGGAATTGATCGGCGACTCGGTGGAAAAAGTCGATGCGGGCGGTCGCCTCGTCGATGAAGCGGGCCAGACCATGGATCAGGTGGTGGCGTCGGTGCAGCAATTGACCACCATCATGAGCGAGATCACGGTGGCCAGCCGCGAACAGAGCGCCGGCATCGGCGAAATCAATACGGCCGTCACGCACATGGATACCATGACGCAGCAAAACGCGGCCCTTGTCGAGCAGGCGGCCGCCGCCGCGGAAAGCCTGCAGGAACAGGCCGTGGACCTGGCGCAAGCCGTCGGCATGTTCCGCCTGGGCGATGCGCCAGCTGCGGCACCGGCGTCCGTGACGCGCCTCAAGGCTAAGCCTGTGGCCCCTGCGCCGCGCGCGCCGGCCCGCGCGCTGTCGCCGGCCAGGCCCGTCAAGGCGGCCAAGTCCGGCGCCGACGAGTGGGAAGAGTTTTAA